A section of the Salvelinus alpinus chromosome 36, SLU_Salpinus.1, whole genome shotgun sequence genome encodes:
- the LOC139564884 gene encoding trinucleotide repeat-containing gene 6B protein-like isoform X1 — MEDKKKKKEDKKKRESSQKVTEQKVKVPELTKATSTQSLATPGSVSPSPGPTPPSSPCPAAGFAVPPGGNNANRAAVANGQPPTGTQRYMPREVPPRFRCQQDHKVLLKRGQPPLSCMLLGGGSGRGDTPPLSQGDAPNATTSGSTDPNLGSPSPSPPHSSPSSSVAASSTYANSTWGVGSGSQPPSQGWENVIVDGSDLEEWPSIAGGDRVGTEGAELDGPNNSSASRTDKCTQQHLRAGAGSSDSSSPPNSSPSSLTECVLSGVVWGSFSQPGIGVAAAATTEGLVLNNSKVSFLPGAQESPLSGIPGANFNPNANPSACPAIVQDGTTGVGAATTEAVPSSITTSFSASTTHTHPLSSVNQASHQHQLHEMPARDGAHLHGDWGGLGPELGEGPNQGGRELVDSGVVGGSGNLSASSSSSTTSSSSWRALLPPPNLNTGASKTDGWDRLGGDAAQGEEANVWGFGSQGEKAGLAGDEAWVRGNDVSSNTPVVSQGAWDGATEEGWGGTQGSTGVRGSSNPAIGSSGGGESSSSSGGSGGGGDGGISQDSASPTFATMTTAWDNQKGVDAVGEWAGQGRVSGGPSCSSGGGSRAGSHNRHQEHSRHRSSNPPPNPEVALKSLLSRSDLDPRVLSNTGWGQTQVQQNVAWDLDTGAASQNEGSSSPAFPSQAVNSTGRPSAYPASNSTMTTDRSAGAHMPTMNTGPVPSKGGWDDESNCAPPSNMRNSAASRTPVEDIDGSRGKTSGAWGDVGPSESHGKGWGSEEQEGRDRRGGGGSNWRDFGEQGGGRGSGWGGGQEEKGTAGGWKEMGREGGGWEQRGGGNWAQREPKTVSGGWGEGRGRGGGNTDKGSWGNIDEGGPQRSWGSGGDMGGKPHQDWCMKPHSAQIPNSQVATLKAPNQQQHQSQTQQPPGGLGRSGGPPTQNQNQSSGWTAGPIPQTPVGPAEAPEPSGWEEPSPQSISRKMEIDDGTSAWGDPTCYNSKNVNLWDKDSAPSGPPPPLQGQTQQGPPTSVQQPPPRRQPAIPANRDSNPGNAPGMGPVMWGGGGNLVGQSVDNGTASWGQTSDAPSGWGDPDNSSKTAGWGNPSSKSGSKSVQESWGKGEVPVPASRHSSWDEEEDVGGVWNSTGSQTSSNYNSGGWVQGPGGKRGNSKGGGGDNWMNPMTRQFQNMGLMGEDLSLDKKLEGDKRGMNDYSGEMRRGGRGGGGYRMPSSKDMGPYSDKMGGHGLFGGSGGMPPSRGMHQPGMHPMNPSQGLRGQVPHQFLSAQVPGPMLKQIPSPGSSVGGVGVGGVGVGGVGVGGVGVGGGVFPPQLSPQQLAVLSNIYPHVQQFHLACQLLLQQQQQQLLQNQRKLPQPIRQQPDPQQLARIMAILQQQRQQQQGVVGGGSGSSKLSPSLGGAPKQPMADSMPHPGMGGPLSDLHAKTQGMYSGLAPGGNLSGLELSSMVGGVKDGGGQQSRFKWMMEGHSPAPSPPDTAHHKNGPLPMAMNVREGSPYSQYELLGVDDLGMPPQGPSDNWHRTPGSKMGTMTGTSSWPPEFQPGVPWKGIQSADPESDPYMTPGSVLGSHGPSSLSDSDHQLLRDNTGPNPSLNTLLPSPGAWPYSASDNPLGNTHSTAKYSEYKPSWPPEPIGHNKPWKTSRVSSQLPRPPPGLTSQKQASTSPWGSGAPRLARGWGEGGGSQDSRFGTGSAWSDGVASRGSCWLLLSNLTPQIDGSTLRTICMQHGPLLTFHLGLTQGSALIRYSTRQEAAKAQGALHMCVLGNTTILAEFVSEEEVARYFAHSQVGGAEGASPVAGAAQGSSGTRTAVGNSRGGSPGSEQAAIGAGNNLGGNSGGGGVLGSVGPSGWQSLAGTGSSPEATSAQGPGLGIFAQWSANGAGKGVGGGVGRVEAARSGLWGGVTPGYSSSSLWGAPQMEDRHQMGSPAALLPGDLLGGGADSN, encoded by the exons ATGGAAGACAAGAAAAAGAAGAAAGAGGATAAAAAGAAAAGGGAATCTTCCCAGAAG GTGACTGAACAAAAAGTCAAAg TGCCAGAATTAACCAAGGCCACCTCCACGCAGTCACTAGCCACTCCTGGCTCTGTGTCTCCCAGCCCTGGCCCCACTCCACCATCGTCCCCCTGCCCTGCAGCTGGGTTCGCTGTTCCTCCGGGCGGGAACAATGCAAACCGGGCGGCTGTGGCCAACGGACAGCCCCCCACCGGAACTCAGCGCTATATGCCCAGAGAGGTGCCCCCACGATTCCGCTGCCAGCAGGACCACAAAGTGCTTCTGAAGAGGGGCCAGCCACCACTGTCCTGCATGCTGCTGGGGGGAGGCAGCGGTAGGGGAGACACACCCCCTCTTTCACAGGGAGATGCCCCCAATGCAACCACATCTGGATCCACAG ATCCCAATCTGGGTTCACCTTCTCCTTCACCCCCTCACTCCTCACCATCATCTTCAGTCGCTGCTTCTTCAACTTATGCAAATTCCACATGGGGGGTGGGCTCTGGCAGTCAGCCCCCTTCTCAGGGCTGGGAGAATGTGATAGTGGATGGGAGTGACCTTGAAGAGTGGCCCAGCATCGCGGGTGGGGATAGAGTGGGTACCGAGGGGGCAGAGCTGGATGGCCCCAACAATAGCAGTGCCTCACGGACTGACAAATGCACCCAACAGCATCTGAGGGCAGGAGCTGGGAGTTCAGACAGTTCCTCCCCACCCAACTCTTCCCCCTCGTCACTCACTGAATGTGTCCTGTCTGGTGTCGTGTGGGGCTCTTTCAGTCAGCCTGGAATTGGAGTGGCCGCTGCAGCAACAACAGAGGGGCTAGTGCTCAACAATTCCAAAGTCTCCTTTCTTCCTGGGGCTCAGGAGAGCCCTCTTAGTGGAATTCCTGGTGCCAACTTCAACCCTAATGCCAACCCTTCAGCCTGTCCTGCCATTGTgcaggatggaacgacaggggTTGGTGCAGCTACCACTGAAGCTGTGCCCTCATCCATCACAACATCCTTCTCTGCCAGTACCACCCATACTCATCCACTCTCCTCTGTGAATCAAGCTAGCCATCAGCACCAACTCCATGAAATGCCTGCCAGGGATGGAGCACATCTCCATGGGGACTGGGGGGGCTTGGGGCCGGAGCTTGGAGAAGGACCAAATCAAGGAGGCAGAGAACTTGTGGACAGTGGGGTTGTTGGAGGGAGCGGGAATCTCTCTGCCTCGTCATCCTCCTCCACAACCTCTTCCTCTTCATGGAGAGCCTTGCTTCCCCCCCCTAACCTCAACACAGGTGCCTCTAAGACTGACGGGTGGGACAGATTAGGGGGAGATGCAGCTCAGGGGGAGGAGGCCAACGTGTGGGGCTTCGGCAGCCAAGGTGAGAAAGCTGGTTTGGCAGGAGATGAGGCATGGGTCAGGGGAAATGATGTTAGCTCAAATACCCCAGTGGTATCTCAGGGAGCATGGGATGGGGCTACAGAGGAGGGTTGGGGCGGTACACAGGGGTCGACAGGTGTCAGGGGTTCCAGCAACCCAGCAATAGGAAGTAGCGGTGGAGgcgagagcagcagcagcagcggaggTAGcggaggtggtggtgatggtggcatATCCCAGGATTCTGCCTCACCAACATTTGCTACTATGACAACAGCTTGGGACAATCAGAAAGGGGTTGATGCTGTGGGGGAATGGGCAGGTCAAGGCAGAGTAAGTGGAGGCCCCTCATGCTCTAGTGGAGGAGGGTCCAGGGCTGGGAGTCACAATCGGCACCAGGAGCATTCCCGCCACCGCTCCAGCAACCCACCCCCCAACCCTGAAGTGGCCTTAAAGAGCTTGCTCAGCCGGTCGGACCTGGATCCCAGGGTGCTGTCCAACACCGGATGGGGGCAGACCCAGGTACAGCAGAATGTGGCCTGGGACCTGGATACAGGAGCAGCCAGTCAAAATGAGGGAAGCAGTTCCCCTGCATTTCCATCTCAAGCCGTTAATTCTACTGGTCGGCCTTCTGCTTACCCCGCAAGCAACAGCACAATGACTACTGATCGATCTGCTGGGGCCCACATGCCTACTATGAACACTGGCCCTGTACCTTCAAAGGGTGGCTGGGATGACGAGTCAAATTGTGCTCCACCATCCAACATGCGGAATTCTGCTGCCTCCAGGACGCCAGTGGAAGATATTGATGGCAGCCGGGGAAAGACGAGTGGAGCCTGGGGCGACGTCGGTCCTTCAGAGAGCCATGGCAAAGGCTGGGGCAGtgaggagcaggaggggagagaccgcagagggggcggaggaagtAACTGGAGAGATTTCGGAGAACAGGGTGGTGGAAGAGGGAGTGGCTGGGGAGGTGGTCAGGAGGAGAAGGGGACTGCAGGGGGTTGGAAAGAGATgggtagggagggaggtggatgggAACAAAGAGGGGGAGGCAACTGGGCGCAGCGTGAACCCAAGACAGTCAGTGGAGGCTGGGGGGAAGGGAGGGGCAGAGGTGGAGGCAACACAGACAAGGGATCTTGGGGTAACATCGATGAGGGAGGCCCACAGAGGAGTTGGGGAAGTGGAGGTGACATGGGTGGCAAACCGCACCAGGACTGGTGCATGAAGCCGCATTCAGCACAGATACCAAACAGCCAAGTGGCAACACTGAAAGCCCCAAATCAACAGCAACACCAATCACAGACCCAACAGCCACCAGGAGGCTTGGGCAGGTCAGGAGGTCCTCCCACGCAGAATCAGAACCAAAGCTCGGGCTGGACTGCTGGCCCCATCCCTCAGACCCCCGTTGGGCCTGCTGAGGCCCCTGAACCAAGCGGGTGGGAGGAGCCCTCCCCTCAGTCCATCAGTCGCAAGATGGAGATTGACGATGGCACTTCAGCCTGGGGAGATCCCACCTGCTACAACAGCAAGAATGTGAACCTGTGGGACAAAGATAGTGCCCCCTCTGGTCCGCCACCACCACTTCAAGGCCAAACTCAACAGGGTCCACCTACATCCGTACAACAGCCACCACCAAGGAGACAGCCTGCGATCCCAGCTAACCGGGACTCTAACCCTGGCAATGCACCTGGAATGG GCCCAGTTATGTGGGGAGGGGGTGGCAACCTCGTTGGACAATCTGTGGATAATGGCACCGCTTCCTGGGGGCAGACTTCTGATGCACCATCTGGCTGGGGAGACCCAGATAACTCAAGCAAAACTGCTGGTTGGGGAAACCCCTCATCTAAATCTG GTTCAAAGTCAGTGCAAGAGAGCTGGGGCAAAGGAGAGGTCCCAGTTCCAGCCTCTCGACACTCCAgttgggatgaggaggaggatgttggtGGAGTTTGGAACAGCACAGGCTCACAGACCAGCAGCAACTACAACTCTGGTGGCTGGGTGCAAGGCCCCGGGGGAAAGAGAGGCAACAGCAAG GGTGGAGGTGGAGACAACTGGATGAACCCAATGACACGACAATTCCAAAATATGGGACTCATG GGCGAGGACTTGAGTCTAGATAAAAAGTTGGAAGGAGATAAGAGAGGGATGAACGACTACAGCGGTGAAAtgcggagaggaggaagaggtggaggaggctACCGTATGCCCAGTTCCAAAGACATGGGGCCTTACAGTGACAAG ATGGGTGGTCATGGTTTATTTGGTGGCAGCGGTGGGATGCCTCCGTCTCGGGGAATGCACCAGCCTGGGATGCATCCCATGAACCCCTCCCAAGGGTTACGCGGACAAGTGCCTCATCAATTCTTGTCTGCGCAG GTGCCGGGCCCCATGCTAAAGCAGATACCCTCTCCTGGCAGCAGTGTCGGAGGAGTAGGTGTCGGAGGAGTAGGTGTCGGAGGAGTAGGTGTCGGAGGAGTAGGTGTCGGGGGAGGGGTGTTCCCACCTCAGCTCTCCCCACAGCAGCTTGCAGTGCTTAGTAACATTTACCCCCATGTGCAGCAGTTCCACCTG GCTTGTCAGCTCCTtctgcagcaacagcagcagcagctcctGCAGAACCAGAGGAAGTTGCCCCAGCCAATACGCCAGCAGCCTGATCCACAGCAG CTGGCTAGAATCATGGCTATTCTGCAACAacagagacagcaacaacagGGAGTGGTAGGTGGAGGCAGTGGGAGCTCCAAACTGTCCCCATCTCTTGGAGGGGCACCAAAACAGCCGATGGCAGACTCGATGCCCCACCCTGGTATGGGTGGCCCCTTGTCAGATCTTCATGCCAAAACACAGGGGATGTACTCTG GGCTTGCTCCCGGAGGCAACCTGTCTGGGCTGGAGCTGAGCTCCATGGTGGGTGGGGTGAAGGATGGAGGAGGGCAGCAGTCCCGCTTCAAATGGATGATGGAGGGTCACTCTCCGGCCCCTTCTCCCCCCGATACAGCCCATCACAAGAATG GTCCTTTACCCATGGCCATGAACGTTCGAGAGGGCTCCCCATATTCACAGTATGAGTTGCTCGGGGTTGATGATTTGGGAATGCCCCCTCAGGGCCCTTCTGACAACTGGCACCGTACCCCTGGAAGCAAGATGGGCACCATGACTGGGACATCCAGCTGGCCCCCAG AGTTCCAGCCTGGAGTGCCCTGGAAAGGCATCCAGAGTGCCGACCCGGAGTCTGACCCTTACATGACCCCTGGCAGTGTTCTGGGCTCCCATGGACCCTCCAGCCTCAGTGACTCTGACCACCAGCTACTGCGAGACAACACAG GGCCAAACCCCTCCCTCAACACCTTGCTGCCTTCACCAGGTGCCTGGCCCTACAGTGCCTCAGACAACCCCCTTGGCaatacacacagcacag CAAAGTACTCGGAGTACAAACCCAGCTGGCCCCCAGAGCCCATCGGACACAATAAGCCGTGGAAGACCAGTCGTGTCAGTTCCCAGCTGCCACGCCCCCCTCCTGGACTGACCAGTCAGAAACAGGCCTCGACATCCCCATGGGGCAGCGGAGCCCCACGTTTGGCCAGGGGCTGGGGGGAGGGCGGGGGCAGTCAGGATTCAAGATTTGGGACAG GCTCAGCGTGGAGTGATGGTGTGGCCTCCAGAGGCAGCTGCTGGCTGCTGCTCAGCAACCTCACCCCTCAG ATCGACGGTTCCACACTACGGACTATCTGTATGCAGCACGGCCCCCTGCTGACCTTTCACCTCGGCCTGACCCAGGGCAGCGCCCTGATTCGCTACAGCACACGTCAGGAAGCAGCCAAGGCTCAGGGTGCACTGCACAT GTGTGTTCTGGGAAACACCACAATCCTGGCGGAGTTTGTGAGTGAGGAGGAAGTGGCTCGCTATTTTGCACATTCCCAGGTTGGAGGTGCGGAGGGGGCCAGCCCAGTGGCAGGGGCAGCCCAGGGCTCGTCAGGAACACGCACAGCGGTGGGCAACAGCAGAGGGGGCTCCCCGGGCAGTGAACAAGCAGCAATAGGAGCAGGAAACAATTTGGGTGGAAACAGCGGGGGAGGAGGGGTTCTGGGTAGTGTGGGGCCTTCCGGCTGGCAAAGTTTGGCTGGTACGGGCAGCTCTCCAGAGGCCACCTCAGCCCAAGGTCCTGGGCTTGGTATTTTTGCTCAGTGGAGCGCCAACGGGGCTGGGAAAGGGGTAGGGGGTGGGGTGGGGCGGGTAGAGGCTGCGAGGTCTGGGCTCTGGGGTGGTGTGACCCCAGGTTACTCCAGCAGCAGCTTGTGGGGTGCACCTCAAATGGAGGACAGGCACCAAATGGGCAGCCCAGCTGCCCTGTTGCCTGGTGACCTGCTGGGAGGAGGGGCTGACTCCAATTGA